GGGCTTTCACCCTCTCTGGCAGGCTTTCCCAAAACCTTTCTGCTAGGATCAACGAATCAATTATGCGGTCCGAACCCCACGGTGCACGCACCATGGTTTGGCCTCTTTCCATTTCGCTCGCCGCTACTTTGGAAATCGATTTTTCTTTCTCTTCCTCCGGCTACTTAGATGTTTCAGTTCACCGGGTTCCCTTCCATACGTTATGGATTGGCGTATGGATGACTGGAGTTCGTCCAGCCGGGTTTCCCCATTCAGATATCTGCGGCTCAATGGATATTTGCTCCTCCCCGCAGCTTTTCGCAGCTTATCACGTCTTTCTTCGGCTCTTAGTGCCAAGGCATCCACCCTGCGCTCTTTCTTGCTTGACCTCTTATTTAGCTGTATTTCATAGCGTTGAAATACAGGGTCTTGCGTTTTTAAAACGCGTTTGGTAAATTTCTTTACCGTTTTGTTATTGGTTTGCAAACTTTCGTTTTGTAAACTATGTTTGCTATTCTCGGATGTCTTGATAAAAAATCTTTTATCAATCTCTGTATGAAGTTTTCAAGGTACTATAGTCTTCGCTACGCGAAGCCAATTGCATTCCGCGCAATGGCGTTCATGCGATGCCATTTTACACTTCGTAAGAAATGTTTCATGACTTTCTGTCACTTTACATTGTATAATGCTTTGTGACGAATGGAGATGGAGAGATTCGAACTCTTGACCCCCTGCTTGCAAGGCAGGTGCTCTCCCAACTGAGCTACACCCCCATTTGGTATATTTAAAATATTTTGTTTTTGTTTTTAATCTGGCAGCCACCTGCTTTCCCATACCGTCTCCAGTATAGTATCATCGGCCGTCTGGGTCTTAACCATCGTGTTCGGGATGTGGACGGGTGTTTCCCCCAGACGCATCGCCACCAGAATTGATAACTCAACAGTGAAATAATCTCTACTTGATTTCCTTAGAAAGGAGGTGATCCAGCCGCACCTTCCGATACGGCTACCTTGTTACGACTTCACCCCAGTTATCGATCCTGCCTTCGGCAGCTCCCTCCTTGCGGTTGGGTCACTGACTTCGGGCATTACCAACTCCCATGGTGTGACGGGCGGTGTGTACAAGACCCGGGAACGTATTCACCGCGACATTCTGATTCGCGATTACTAGCGATTCCAGCTTCGTGCAGTCGAGTTGCAGACTGCAGTCCGAACTGAGACGTTATTTTTGAGATTTGCTCCCCCTCGCAGGCTCGCTTCCCTTTGTTTACGCCATTGTAGCACGTGTGTAGCCCAAGTCATAAGGGGCATGATGATTTGACGTCATCCCCACCTTCCTCCAGGTTATCCCTGGCAGTCTCCCTAGAGTGCCCAGCCGAACTGCTGGCTACTAAGAATAGGGGTTGCGCTCGTTGCGGGACTTAACCCAACATCTCACGACACGAGCTGACGACAACCATGCACCACCTGTCACCATTGCTCCGAAGAGATAGTACATTACATACTAGGTCAATGGGATGTCAAGACTTGGTAAGGTTCTTCGCGTTGCTTCGAATTAAACCACATGCTCCACCGCTTGTGCGGGTCCCCGTCAATTCCTTTGAGTTTCATTCTTGCGAACGTACTCCCCAGGTGGAATACTTATTGCGTTTGCTGCGGCACCGAAGAGCAATGCTCCCCGACACCTAGTATTCATCGTTTACGGCGTGGACTACCAGGGTATCTAATCCTGTTTGCTCCCCACGCTTTCGAGCCTCAGCGTCAGTAATCGTCCAGTAAGCCGCCTTCGCCACTGGTGTTCCTCCTAATATCTACGCATTTCACCGCTACACTAGGAATTCCACTTACCCCTCCGACACTCTAGTCCGACAGTTTCCAATGCAGTACCGGGGTTGAGCCCCGGGCTTTCACATCAGACTTGCCGTACCGCCTGCGCTCCCTTTACACCCAGTAAATCCGGATAACGCTTGCACCATACGTATTACCGCGGCTGCTGGCACGTATTTAGCCGGTGCTTCTTAGTCAGGTACCGTCATTTCTTCTTCCCTGCTGATAGAGCTTTACATACCGAAATACTTCTTCGCTCACGCGGCGTCGCTGCATCAGGGTTTCCCCCATTGTGCAATATTCCCCACTGCTGCCTCCCGTAGGAGTTTGGGCCGTGTCTCAGTCCCAATGTGGCCGGTCACCCTCTCAGGTCGGCTACTGATCGTCGCTTTGGTAGGCCGTTACCCCACCAACTGGCTAATCAGACGCGGGTCCATCTCATACCACCGGAGTTTTTCACACTGCATCATGCGATGCTGTGCGCTTATGCGGTATTAGCAGTCGTTTCCAACTGTTATCCCCCTGTATGAGGCAGGTTACCCACGCGTTACTCACCCGTCCGCCACTCAGTCACAAAATCTTCATTCCGAAGAAATCAAATAAAGTGCTTCGTTCGACTTGCATGTGTTAAGCACGCCGCCAGCGTTCATCCTGAGCCAGGATCAAACTCTCATGTTTAAAAGTTTTCATCCTGCCAGTCAAATCTGGCTTCCAATAAACCGGATAAATCTCCGATTTATCCCGCTCAATTTTATTGAGCGTATTTACTGTTTTAAGGTTGTTTCTTTATAGAAACGTTCGTGTGTTGTTATTCACAACACCCTGAAATTCATTGAATCTTTCAAGGTTATTTCACTGTTCAGTTATCAAGGTTCTTTATTTTGTTGTTGTTCTCGACGACAGCTTGTTTATTATATCTTATCAAGACTGGTTTGTCAAGAACTTTTTTCATTTTTTTGAAAGATTTTCTTTCAATCGGTTTTGTCCGATTTGTTATCTCAAACGCGACAACTCTGATATCTTATCATGTGTTGTTCTGTTTGTCAACAACTTTTTTATTTTATTTTGGAAGTTTTTCCAAAATGAGGTTGTCCGCTGTAAGATTATGTCACATCTTGCGGTCAGCTTGACTATAATATCATCTGTCTCTTTTTCTGTCAACTCTTTTTTTATATTTTTTCATCAAAAAAACTTGCAGCCTGATTCAAATGCATTCATACACTTAAATCAGGCTGTAATCACTTCACTGCTTTTTACTTCAGTATCGCATCCATCGCATCTTTTACTGATCTGACACCGGTCAGGCGGATTCCTTTCGGTACAGTTCCACTATCTTTCATGGAATCCAGGCTGACCTGTGGCAGGATACATTCATTAAATCCTAGTTTTTTCGCTTCTGTCACACGCTGCTCTGCCATGCTGACTGCACGTACTTCCCCGCTCAGGCCCACTTCTCCGAAACAGATCGTCTTTTCATCGATCGGTCTTTCACGGTAGCTTGAGATGATAGCAAGTACAATTCCTAAATCGATTGCCGGCTCATTCATTTTTACGCCGCCTGCAATATTAACATAGGCATCACAGTCTCCCAGTTTTAATCCCAGCCTTTTTTCAAGCACAGCCATCAGGAGATTTACCCTGTTAAAATCTGTACCTGCTGCAGTTCTCCGCGGAATGCCAAAATTACTGTGGCAGACTAACGCCTGTACCTCCACCAGAATCGGTCTGGTTCCTTCCATGGAACATGCAACCACAGAACCGGATGCACCTTCCGGTTTTCCACTCAGCATATATTCTGAAGGATTTTCCACTTCCATCAGTCCGTTCTGCCTCATTTCAAACACTCCGATTTCATTTGTTGAACCAAATCTGTTTTTGACGCCGCGCAGGATACGGTATGCCGCATGTCTGTCCCCTTCAAAATAAAGTACGGTATCCACCATGTGTTCTAAGACCCTCGGTCCTGCAACCACTCCTTCTTTTGTCACGTGACCAACGATAAAAATGGAAATCCCCATTCCCTTTGCGATCTGCATAAATACTCCCGTAGACTCACGCACCTGTGATACGCTGCCCGGCGCAGAGGAAACTTCCTCATTATACATAGTCTGTATGGAATCTATGATCACGATCTGCGGTTTTTCCCGGTCGATCACAGCCTTGATCGTGTCTAAGTTCGTTTCACATAAAAGTGTCAGCGAATCACCAAAGGTTCCGATACGTTCTGCCCTTATCTTGATCTGCTGCAGAGATTCCTCTCCTGATATATATAATACACGCACACCTTTCTCTGATAAATTCCGGCATACCTGTAAAAGCAGCGTTGATTTACCGATTCCCGGATCACCGCCTACCAGTACTAAAGAACCCTGCACGATCCCACCTCCAAGCACACGGTCAAGTTCTTTCATGTCTGTCGACATACGCTTATCCTGTGTCATCTCGATCTGCGAGAGCGGAACTGTCTTCGCTTCCGTTGTTTTTGCTGCTACCCTGCCGTCTTTTGCTGCACTTTTTTTGTCGATCGTCTCTTCAACAAATGTATTCCATTCCCTGCATGCCGGGCACTGCCCCATCCATTTCGATGATTCGTAGCCGCACTCCTGGCAAAAAAATACGGTTGTTTTTCCCTTTGGCATATTTCTTCTCCATCTCTTTTTATTGCTTATCAGTATACTTACTTTTGCAGTAAAAAGCAATGTTGATGATAAGGTTATTTTTTTACTTTGATCTTTACTGCAGAACTCTGAGTTTTAAAGTCTGCAAGCAATGCATTTTTACCATTTACAACTACTTTGTAATAGTATGTCTTTTTCTTCTTTGCTTTCTTATCTGCAAAAGTTGTTTTCTTTGTGGTTCCGATCAGCGTATATTTACCGTTCATTTTTTCTGCACGGTAGATCTGATATGTTTTTGCGCCTTTCACCTTATTGTAAGAAACTGTAACGGTTCCCTTTTTGTTGTTTTTCAGTTTTGCAGCAATTTTCACACCATACAGAATGGATGCAGGTTTACCGGAAGCATACTGGGTACCGCTTCCATAAGACATATAAGAAGCTATTCTTGTTCCCTTTTCTCCATATGCACAGACGGTATAGTAATAGGTCACTCCACTTTTCAACTGCGCCCTATCATATGCCGTTGTCTTTGTGACAGAACCGGTCTCTCCATAATAATCCGTATAACAAGCCTCATTTTCGTATCCTGTATCATCATTGGAATCTTTTGCGATCAGATTTCCTGACACTGCATATAGTTTTTCATCTGAGTTATATACCGGCATTGATATGGAACGGTATACTTTATAATATTTTGCACCTTTTACCTTTTTCCAGGTAATTTTTACTGCTTTCTTTTTCGTATCATAAACAGCTTTAATGGACTTTGCTGCCGCAAGTGAAGTAGATTCTTTTTCTGCTGTCCATTCGCTGTATATTTTTTTTGAGGTATAGGCTCTTACCGATACGTTTACATATTCCCCACCTGCTAACCCTTTGATGGTATATTTATTTTTCTTTGCCGTAACCACTTTCGGTGTAGCTGTTTTTTTCCGTCCATATTTATCATATATTACATATCTGACCTGATAACCTGCTGCAAACTTGTCTGCATCCCATTTTGCATTTACATTCTTTCCTTTATTCGTAAGAACTACATTTTTTGGTGCTTCTAACTGCATTTCAACACTCGCTGATCTGGAAATATATTTTAATGCTTTTCCATCCTTATAATATGCATTTACAATATAAGTATATTTCTCACCGGATTTTAGTTTTTTATCCGTATAACTTGTTGTTTTTGCATTTGTGATCGTTTTTACCAGTTCATATTTTGAGTTATATACATTGTTGGCAGAGTTTCCTGAATTTAAGGAGTTTTTAACTTCCGTCACATCCTTGTCAAGCTCAGAAGTTCTGTAAATCTCATATTTCGTTGCAAAAGAGACTTTTGTCCAGATAAGTTTTGCTGAATTTTTTGAACTTTTTACAACCTTTAATTCAATGTTATTTACACGGCTGGTACTTGCTGTAATGTTCTTATATTCACTGTAACTTTTTATTTTTCTGTCCGGATCATAATAATAAGAACGGATTTTATAAGTATATTTTGTATTTTGCTTTAAGTTCTGATCCGTATAGATACGGTCTGTAATCGTTGCTATTTTTTTATATTTCTTACCAGACAAACGATAAATCTCGTATCCTGTATTATTTCCTTTATCAAAAGATAATTTTATGCTGTTTTTTCCGGCTTTTGTGTATACATACGGCACACTTACTTTTTCGGTGCAGCTTACCATATTTGAAGCCGCACTCATTGCCATATAATAAGTCATTCCAACAGACATATCTTTATATATTTCATTTTTCTGATTATCTGTTATCTTTATTTTCTGGTTTATTGTATATACCGGTTTCTTCTGTACCTTGTAAAGTGAACTGTCTGTATCATACGTGTGTGCAACAAATGTATATTTTACTCCCGGCTTTAATGAACTGAAACTGTATGCGCCATAACTTCCTGTTGCTTTATAAGCATGTACATAACTTTTTATCTCTTTCCTCTGAAGTTCTGTCAAAATATCTTCTAAATAAAGTTTTTTCTGTGCCCCGTTACCATCCGTATAATATCCATACGCACTCAAAAGCTCATAATTATAGTATGCCGGTATCTTACTGTCTTCAAAAGCATAAATGATCACATCTGCATCTACCGGCGTCCATGAGAGCTGCCATCTTTGTCCATTTTCCGTCTTTTCTATCTTCAGATTTTTTACGACTGGTATGTTTCCATTTACATTACATGTTACGTTTGCTGCTTCTGAATAACTTCCGTCTGAATAATACCCATCTTCCGTGGCTCCTAATCTGACGCAGAAATAGTTATACGGTAATGCTGATTTTACTGTAAAATCACAATACGGTTTCACTGCATAGGTATAGTCTGTTTCAAAAGAATCATTTTCTCCCTTTGTATTGACATATGCATCATACAGCGAACCACCATGTTTGTAAAACTGTAAAAAACTGTCTGCATTTGTGATATTTAATGGCTTGCTGCTTTGTATATAAAACAACTGGTAATTACTTGCACCATTCTGTGGATTCCAGGAAACCGTTATTTTTTTGCCATTTACTGATGCCTTTACACCGGTTACTGCCGACAACTGTTTTACAACTTCATTCTTATAAGTATAAACATCTGACCACTGACCATACATGTCTGCTACATATTTCGTCTGTTTTGATTCTACAATGTATCTGCTGTTATCATCCCAGTTCTTATATTCTGCTTTCTTTATGTCCGTAACTTCATGGTAATATACGGCACGCACTTTTACATTTACCTGCTGTCCCTGGGAAAGGACAACATATGGAATTATTTCGTGATCTGACGGTGTCATTGCATGCAGTTTTCCTTCCGAAGCATCCAGAAACAGACCTGACATGCCGTAAACATTCGTATTGCCATCGCAGATCACCTCATATCCGACTTTCATCAGATCTCCGGCTTTATTTTTGAGTGTCGCCTTATCATTTGTAATCTCATTCCAGCTTATCTTTACATTTGATTTTTCAAATGAAATTTCATATCCTCTGCCTGCATATACAATATATTTATATGTTTTTGACTTTGAATCATATTTTCTAATAGATTGTAATTTTTTATAAAAGTTACCATTATAATTATAATAAATCACTTTATCGCCATCTTTTACCGCATAGCGGTCTATTACATTCTGACATTCTTCGTCCGAATCACACATACCGATCTCCGTAATCTCATCACCTTCCGTTATGTAATGATAACCGGTTCTATCGCATGTCTGCATATACAGATACGTCTTTCCATTGACCTTATACATACCATATGCATCTTTATACTGCTCTGTATTTCCTTTTATTATGGTCTCCGCCTTATAATACAGTCTTACGAATCCATCAATATCCGTGCTGCCACACTGTCCATAATAGTCATTGCCATACTTATATAATCCTACTGTCTTATCCCATAAACTGCTTCTTTTGACTATTTTATAATCAACTCTCTCATCCGGCGTACCTGCCACGATCACGCCATTCTGAAACTGATTTACATAAACATATCTCAACAGCTTCCCGGACTGTGTGGTCAGAGTATAACAATTTCTTTCTCCGCTTACATTGATGACCTTTGACGGCTTATCGATTGCAGCCCGTTCTTCCTCTTCGGTTTCTTCTTCTGTCTCTTCTTCGGTTTCTTTTTCAGTTTCCTGTTCCGTTTCTGTCTCAGTCTCAATTTCCACAGATTCCGTCTCGTCATTATTCTCCGTATCTTCTGTTGTTTCTGTGTTATTCACGTTCTCAGTTGTTCCCTCAGTTTCCGTCTCGTCAACTTTTTCTGTTGTCTCTGTAACTTCTGATACTTCTGCTGCCTCGCTCTCTTTCGTCTGCCCGTTGTCATTTTCCACAGACTCACTGTCTGCTTCACTTTCTGTCTGTTCCGTAGCCCCGACAGCTTCCATCGCATCTTCTGTCTGTGCTGCGGTTTCTGTGACTGTCTGTGGCACTACAGCAGCCCACACTGATGCACCATCTCCTATCGTCAGCGTTAGCGCCATCGCAAATGCCGCCATACGTTTCCAGCCCGTGAGCTTTTTTCTTTTCATAACCTTTTTCTCCTTCTTATTTATTACGCGTAATCACGCGCATTTTTTATGTTACTTTAACAGTTTTTGGCAGTCAATCGTACTTTCGTACCTGAGCGTACACACAACAATACGATACAGACTCTGTGGTCATTTTATGTAACAGGGAATTTCAACGAAATTTCCTATTACATAAAAAAAGAAGCTTACATGCCGCTTTGACACATAAGCCTCTTTTGATTTCATTTTCCGTTTCTAGCACTTTGTAACTTTCACATCTACCGGATGGTCACCGAGTTCTACGCTTAAGCTTAATTTGCCGCCAAGATTGGTCTTCATCTTTCCTGCATCTGCGCCATCGATCGTGATGTCGTACTCTGCCTCATCCTCAAGTCCCACTGTAATCTGTGCATCTTCCGGTCCCTCTACCTGAAATGTCAGGCCTGTATCTGTTGCTTTCAGATTCATGACAGCCGTTCCCGGAACAGATTCATACACGAACATGCCATTGCGCTCTAACTTGGTAATCTCGGAAAATGTCTTCACTTTGTAGATATCTCCCTGATGCTCAAAATTATCAAGTTTCGCCTTTGCACCTAATGTGTAATCCCCAAAACTGATCGTTCCATCTGCTTCTGAACGAATTAATTCGCTGATCGTTGCCATTTTTTCCTCCTGTGATAAAGTAGTTTTCTCTTTATCGTAAAATTTTGTGCCCTTATTATATAATATCCCTGTTACGATTTCCAGTGCTTTCCCGGATATTTCAGTAAAAATTTATTTTGTTTCGAACACGATCTTTTCTTTGTGAATTGTCACGGTCACATCCATGTCTTTTTTCACTTTTCCAGATAAAATTTCTTCCGCCAGCTCATCCTCAATATCATTCTGAATCTGACGACGCAGCGGTCTTGCACCATATTTCGGGTTGTATGCCTTATTTACGATATACTTCTTAACGCTGCCACGTACGGTAAGGTGGATTCCCATCTGTTTTTCACAGCGTTCTGTAAGTTCTTTTAACATCAGGGTAACAATCTGCTCCATATCATCTTTATTTAATGAACGGAATACAATTGTCTCGTCAATACGATTCAAAAACTCCGGTTTAAAAATATGGCGCACCTCTTCCATAACACTGTTTTTCATCCGGTCGTAATTCTGTTTTTCATCATCTGAAGCTGCAAATCCAAGTTTTTTCGGCTCAATGATCGCCTGTGCTCCGGCATTTGAAGTCATAATGATGATCGTATTTTTAAAATCTACCTTGCGCCCCTGTGAATCTGTAATATGTCCATCATCAAGTACTTGAAGCAGAATATTAAATACATCCGGATGTGCCTTCTCGATCTCATCGAACAGGATCACAGAATATGGATTCCGGCGCACTTTTTCACTGAGCTGTCCGCCCTCCTCATGTCCTACATATCCTGGCGGTGATCCGATCATCTTTGATACACTGTGTTTTTCCATATATTCTGACATGTCAACGCGGATCATGGACTCTTCACTGCCAAACACCGCTTCCGCAAGTGCCTTTGATATCTCTGTTTTTCCGACACCGGTCGGTCCTAAAAACAGGAATGAACCGATCGGGCGCTTCGGATCTTTTAATCCGACACGTCCTCTGCGCACTGCTTTTGCCACCGCACTTACTGCATCCTCCTGACCGATGACACGTTTGTGTAAAGTAGCCTCTAATTTTCTTAAGCGCGCAGCCTCCCCTTCGGCAATTTTTCTCACCGGGATTTTTGTCCATCCGGATACCACATCTGCAATATCGTCTTCTGTCACTTTTAACTTTTTACTGCGGCCATCTTTCTTTATCTTTGTCTGTATTTTGGTAAGCTGTTCTTCACACTCTTCTTTTTCATTTTTCTTCTGCTTTGCACCTTCCACATCACCGTCATGTAAAAATTCCAGCATTTCCTCTTCTAACATGTTAATGCGGTGTCGCAGTTCCACAACTTCTTCCGGTCTTCCACCTGCACGCAGACGTACTTTTGCTGCCGCCTCATCCATAAGATCAATTGCTTTATCCGGCAGGAAACGGTCGTTAATATAACGTGCCGACAGGCGAACTGCTGCTGATACTGCCTCATCCGTGATTTTTACCTGATGATGCTTTTCATACTGATCCCGCAGTCCTTCTAAGATCTGCACTGCCTCTTCTTCTGTTGGTTCTTCCACTGTAACCGGCTGGAATCTGCGCTCTAATGCAGCATCTTTTTCAATGTATTTGCGGTATTCATCAATCGTTGTTGCACCGATCAGCTGCAGTTCTCCACGTGCAAGTGCCGGTTTTAAAATATTAGATGCATCTATCGCACCTTCCGCTCCACCTGCCCCGATGATCGTATGCAGTTCATCGATAAAGAGCAGGATATTACCTGCTGCCCTTACTTCCTGAAGTACTTTTTTAATGCGTTCCTCAAACTCTCCACGATACTTTGAACCTGCAACGATCCCAGACATATCAAGGGATACAACTCTCTTTCCAGCAACGGTGTCCGGAACCATTCCGGTTGTGATACGCTCTGCAATTCCCTCAACGATCGCTGTCTTTCCTACTCCCGGTTCACCGATCAGGCAAGGGTTATTTTTTGTTCTTCTGCTTAGGATCTGTATTACACGGTCGATTTCGTCCTGTCTGCCAACCAGCGGATCTAAAGCCCCCTCGGCTGCTAATGCAGTCAGATCTCTGGAGTACTGATTTAGTACCGGTGTATCCGATGCAGTTTTCTTCACCGGTTTTCCATTCATGAAATCTTCTTTATACAGGCTTGCATCTTCTCCCATGGCAATCAGGATATCCACATACATTTTCTGGATATTGACTGCTAACGTATTTAAAAGTCTCGATGCCACACACTCCGTCTCTTTCATCATTGCGATCAGAATATGCTCCGTTCCGATCTCCTCTGAATGAAAACGCGCTGCCTCTCTGGCTGCACCTTCTAACACCTGCAATGCTCTTGGTGAATATTCTTTTGCCTCTGCCGTCAACACCTGTGCGTCCGGCGCAATCAGTTCTTCGATCAGCTGCATGACTTTGTCAAGCTCGACACCATTTTCATTTAACACCTGTGCAGCAACACCTGTTCCTTCCTTTAAAAGTCCGATCAGGATATGCTCCGTTCCAATATAGTGGTGATGCAGTGATTTCGACATTTTTGAAGCCAGATCAATTGCTTTTTTTGCCTTTGTTGTATATCGTATCTGCATAGTCTCTCCATTCTGTTCCTATTTATAAATCATTTAAATCGATGATCTCTAAATCATCATCTTCCTCTTCTTCTCTCGGAATATGTTTTTTCTCCGGAGTATGTTTTCTTTCCGGCTGCTCTTTTCTCTCCGGGCGGTGTTTCTCCTCCGGCTGCTCTTTTCTCTCCGGGCGGTGTTTCTCCTCCGGCTGCTCTTTTTTCTCCGGACGGCGTTTCTCCTCCGGCTGCTCTTTTTTCTCCGGGCGGTGTTTCTCCTCCGGCTGCTCTTTTTTCTCCGGACGTTTCTTCTCTACCGGTGAGAACTCCTCATCATCATCCCAGTCCTCATCTTCAAGATCATCCGACATACCCCTTCCGAATAATCCTGCATGTACTTTGTGGATCTTTGACACGCCGATTTCGTTTTCTGTCTCGTCATCGTCCCTGTCTTCTGTTTCATCTGCCGTTTTTGTCTTTCCATGGAAGAAGCCTCTTCTTTCCGGTTCAATATCATTTTCTTCTTCCATACTGCTGTTTTCTTCGAAATCAGCATCCTCTTGCTGCTCCTGATCCTTTACTTTCTTTGCAGATTCCCAGTCCCAGTCATCCTGATCTTCTTCATCATCCCAGTCATCTCTTTTGCTTCCTCTTAATAAGAGATTAACAATAATCACGACGAGTACTGCGATCACAAATGCCATGATTCCCATCATATTTCTGGAAAAGGATTTTTCCTTCGCATACTGTTCTGAGAGGTCATTGTATTCCTGCTGAAGATATTCCATATTATAAGTATCATCATCTTCTGCTGTCTCAGTCTCCGCATTCTGTCCGTCCGTTCCATCTGCCGGCTGGTCTGTCGTCTGTCCATCTGACGGCTGATCTGCGGTCTGTCCATCCGCTGACTGGTCTGTCGTCTGTCCATCTGACGGCTGATCTGTGGTCTGCCCGTCCGTTCCATCTGCTGGCTGGTCTGTCGTCTGCCCGTCTGCTGCCTGTCCTTCTTCTCTTGTCAGCGTGATCGTATACTGGGCAAGTGCCCCGTTCTGTGCCTTTACGACAACTTTTATCGTATTGGTACCAACCTGAAGATTGTCATTTCCTGTGATCGACTGCACCGTCGCAAATTCATTGACCGGTGTTGCCGTCACCGTAACGCTTGTAACATCATTTGGTACGGTAGCTGTATATTG
The Roseburia rectibacter DNA segment above includes these coding regions:
- a CDS encoding cadherin-like beta sandwich domain-containing protein, translated to MKRKIAIIAALFCIGCIVAEPATDIKAAGIQVAAAQTTLSADNSLEVLSLSAGTLSPDFTGKTVQYTATVPNDVTSVTVTATPVNEFATVQSITGNDNLQVGTNTIKVVVKAQNGALAQYTITLTREEGQAADGQTTDQPADGTDGQTTDQPSDGQTTDQSADGQTADQPSDGQTTDQPADGTDGQNAETETAEDDDTYNMEYLQQEYNDLSEQYAKEKSFSRNMMGIMAFVIAVLVVIIVNLLLRGSKRDDWDDEEDQDDWDWESAKKVKDQEQQEDADFEENSSMEEENDIEPERRGFFHGKTKTADETEDRDDDETENEIGVSKIHKVHAGLFGRGMSDDLEDEDWDDDEEFSPVEKKRPEKKEQPEEKHRPEKKEQPEEKRRPEKKEQPEEKHRPERKEQPEEKHRPERKEQPERKHTPEKKHIPREEEEDDDLEIIDLNDL